The Aliiroseovarius pelagivivens genome contains a region encoding:
- a CDS encoding carbon-nitrogen hydrolase family protein gives MKTAVVQEPPVYLDLAASMERAVGLIEKAAAEGAKLIVFPEAWFPGYPTFVWRLPPGAGMGKTDELFARMQANAIDLSRGGMIPLQEAARENEMVIVAGYHELDGAVSGSTLYNSCVIIDADGQIANNHRKLMPTNPERMVWGFGDGSGLKVVETAVGRIGALICWENYMPLARFAMYAQDIDIYVAPTWDSGDTWLATMQHIAREGGCWVIGCATALEVSDIPTDIPHYDELFPNKDEWVNPGDAVIYKPFGGVMAGPMHQEKGLLLAEIDPSEARASRRKFDVAGHYARPDVFSLTVNRAVQPPATFSD, from the coding sequence ATGAAGACCGCAGTTGTTCAGGAACCACCCGTCTATCTTGATCTGGCCGCCAGCATGGAGCGCGCCGTCGGGTTGATCGAAAAGGCCGCCGCCGAGGGTGCCAAGCTGATCGTTTTCCCCGAAGCATGGTTTCCGGGCTATCCCACCTTCGTTTGGCGTCTGCCACCCGGTGCTGGCATGGGAAAAACTGACGAGCTGTTTGCCCGCATGCAAGCCAATGCGATTGACCTGAGCCGTGGCGGCATGATCCCGTTGCAGGAAGCGGCCCGCGAGAACGAGATGGTGATCGTTGCAGGCTATCACGAATTGGATGGCGCGGTGTCGGGCTCGACCCTCTACAATTCCTGCGTCATCATCGATGCCGATGGGCAGATCGCGAACAATCACCGCAAGTTGATGCCAACCAACCCGGAACGCATGGTTTGGGGGTTCGGTGATGGATCGGGCTTGAAGGTGGTCGAGACCGCCGTGGGCCGGATCGGCGCACTGATCTGTTGGGAAAACTACATGCCCTTGGCGCGTTTTGCGATGTACGCCCAAGACATCGACATCTATGTCGCGCCCACTTGGGACAGCGGTGATACGTGGCTGGCCACGATGCAGCATATTGCGCGCGAAGGTGGCTGCTGGGTGATCGGTTGCGCCACTGCGCTTGAGGTCTCGGATATCCCGACCGACATCCCGCATTACGACGAGCTGTTCCCAAACAAGGATGAATGGGTGAACCCCGGCGACGCTGTGATCTACAAACCCTTCGGCGGCGTCATGGCTGGCCCGATGCACCAAGAAAAGGGCCTGTTGCTGGCCGAGATTGATCCCAGCGAGGCTCGCGCCTCGCGTCGTAAGTTCGACGTGGCCGGCCACTATGCCCGTCCGGATGTATTCAGCCTGACCGTCAACCGTGCAGTGCAACCGCCTGCAACCTTCAGCGATTAA